The DNA segment ttaacacaaACTTTcttgtaaaaatttattaatgataGACTTACTCATGCTTACATGTAAAtacaatataaaatgaaattgctttataatataaaaataatgaaacACAAATATTACATATCATCATAACTCGAATAATTAGTAATGATATTCGCATTTACACAAAGAATATATTAAAAAACACTATaataaataaaggaaacttaTATTTAGATAATCATTTAACATAAAGTTGaaagtttttttttcttctttttcctttttattttataaataaataaataaatgggaCCTTGTGAGAGTGTGTGGTTCCAAAATAATTAAAACCCTAATGGATGAGAAATGATTAATATGGTGTTATCAATTAATTATGGAGAGGAAAGAGTTTGTATCTAAGAACATATGTACAAGAGAGAAGTTAAGGGAAAAGTGAGAAGCATTATTAAGGAGAGGAGATGCAAATGGAAAATTTCCACTACACATCAGCTGAGTTGGGAATCCTACAATTTAATATTAGTGACAAAAGGGGTTATTGTGGGGACTGAGTGTTGTGTTTTTGTTTTATAATCACCCATTGTGCATTGTCATGTATGCAACCACAGGCATGCTCTTTGCCTCTCCCACTTTCAATTTCAGTGCCCCCAACACTTGCTTTGCTCATCAGCACCTACATTTCACCATCTCTCTCTCCCCTGTAATTATTGACAAAGCGGGACCATGGTTTCAAAATTGCAGTTGCAGTTGCAATTGCAGATGGGTTTATAACGACTATAACGTTACAGTAATGATTTGGCCCTAtgtaaatttttttgaaaaatttacgaAGTTTATAAAATTACTAAATATTAGTAGATAAAAGTAAAATTTAGATAtacaattatataataaattaatacaaaCACATCAAATAAAGACATTAAATCTATTATTTATAGACAcaatgaaaaatgaagaaaaaatattatttgcatataatttatgataaGTGTATAATTAAAATAACAGTCGTTATACATCAACTTAAGATTTGCCAATAAATAATGGAGTAACGCATAACAAATTCTTCAAAAGCTTGTAAATTATAGTCACTATGTAACGTAACGACCGTATTTGAAATCATGTTGGCACTTCTCCTCCAAACTATATCTACATGTGCAAATAGCACAAACATATGAAAATCAGATATAGCAAAAATATCTATTATATAATATGATAAATTAATGtatttatgcatataaaataattaatatatatatatatatatatatatatatatatatatataaaacctgAAATGATAGAAAAATGAAAAGAATCTGCAAATAGAAAGGAAGccacttattttttttttaaattatgtgaaaaaaaaataaattgaatttccttacaattatgtaattttttatagtatctttttcttttaaaatgaaccatatttttaagttaaaaaattaaatttttttatttattatatttacaaacataaaatttaataaaaaaattaattaaattaaatttgaacaaatttttaattttcaaactgCCTGAATTGATTCTCTTTCCCATAATCTTTGTCATGAAAGCAGCCATGTACAAATAcggtgattatatatatatatgtatataaaaaagaaaagatgTATGAAATCACAACCGTCCAAATAATTTTCCAGGTCCTGTAACCATGACCATCATATTTGACTATGTTTGCAAATAGTTGAAATGATTTTTGGTAAAATATCAGTTtacatattattaaaaaattaattaatattttgcttaaaattttttgtttaaaataaattaattctaagttaaggttaaaatttcaaatttataaatGCTTTTTGTCACATtaatacatatttaattaatgAGTTGATAAGTTATAAATATatacatgatatatatatatatatatatatatatatatatatatatataataaatgtgttaaaataattatatatatatatatatatatatatatatatatatatttattatatatatatatatatataattattttaacacatttattatatatatatatatatatatatatatataattattttaacacatttatttttaataatttagaacACTAGAGGATatcttaaaatataattatataattattttaaaatataatatattaattatttaaatataaaattttgatgataggactattttattaataaaataaaattttatgaacttaattattgcaaattaaaaatagagttaagaatatttcaatatatttaccataaattaatgacaaattagttaaatttaaataaaaatatcaatttaTTGATAtaataaaatctgaaaaattaaattattcggaaaaaaaaattaaattataaattttaataaatctcAAAGATTAGCGATTTATAGTTGCAATTTTTTGGATAATTTGTTAAGCAGTAATACCAAATATATGAAAGACATATACAATATTTTTACGTAGATATAAGACACACAAACAACTCAATGACAAAAATAGACTGCTGTTAAAATCATACATACAACACTTGTCAGCTTATGATGAAACCCCTTAAAATATGTCATTTATTATTTGACTCAACCTTCCCAAGATTTTTTTATCTTCCGAATCTTTTTTTATCTTCCGAATCTGTTCAAAATTAGTTAATAACTCAATTCGAGTTTTGATTAAATTTGCAGAGAGAGTATTGATCAAATTATATAATTAGATTATTTTACACATTAAAATGATTAATCACTTTAATATTACAATCTAATcacttatatattattttttcattttatagATTTTCCATGTTAGACAAGTATTTTCAAGAGGTACAATGAAGTTTAGGTGAAATGAAACTTTCTACTTCAGAAATAAGATATATCATCAATTTTCACTAAATAGATTATAGTAAAGTTGACAAATTTCTCATTAACAAGGATAATTGATAAAACTTAAACCCTATCTAGCACCGATTAGTCTTACCAAATACATCTATTCCACTTTTACTACCTTGCAATTGTACTCACTCACACGCTTGTGGATACGTACTGCATGAACTCGCCATCCAATTCAAGCCCATCCATTGTTTCTGGTGCTAACACAACCTCCAGATCAACGCTCCCGTTCCCTTCTCTCCCTGGAAATGCTGATATCTTACCGTCAAACTTATTCGCCCTACCACTCCTAATGGCCAAAGGTCGACCCCACCCGAAATCATTTTCGTACATTGGGAATCTCGGGGAGCTACCCATCGTGATTGAGGCACCGTCGAAGTTCCCTAATGGGAATAAGCGGGGTTCTCTCTCCCAATCCGTTATGCCCTTCCGCACGGTACCATCATCGTGCGCGACAACGTTTTTGTGCAGAAGCTCAGCTCCCCAGTGCAGATCATGAGAGAGCAGCTCCCCTACAGGAGCGATGGTGGGGATGCTCTGTATAGCGTTTCCAAAGTAGTACGGGTGGAGCCAAGGCTCGAGCCGGTGGCGGCAGTTCACAGCCATACGAAACGTAGTCTTTTTAAAAGGGGAGAGATTTCTCGCACGTGTGACGGAGCGCCAGAGCTGTGCGCACAATGATTGAAACGATGAAATCTCTACCGTTTTGTTCTTCAAGAAATTCTCCGAGATTGGCGCTATTTTGTCGTTACTGTCTCCATTAACGACTTTCCAACTGTCATTGCATTGCTTTCCCAAAATCTCAGCGGGGTTGCATAAGATATTACCATTATTGGCTCTGTATTTGAGCCTAATAATAGCTTCTCTGCTGAAGTGGAAAATTCTCTCGCGCAATGGTTCGTTACCTGAAAAGGTAAGCTTTGGGCCACCAGCAGGGAATTTAAGCACCGCCGGAGAATTGAAAACAGTGTCACGGCTAAAATCAGGAGATTTTGATATTCTCTTAGCTCCTTTGCAGAATTCAGCGAAGCTATTGAAGAAATGCCAAAAGGAAGTTCCATCTGTAACAGCATGATTTACAGTACAGCCAATGAAAACACCATCAGCG comes from the Hevea brasiliensis isolate MT/VB/25A 57/8 chromosome 5, ASM3005281v1, whole genome shotgun sequence genome and includes:
- the LOC110639549 gene encoding BAHD acyltransferase DCR translates to MPSSSTTIISKCTVYPDHKSSLKTLKLSVSDLPMLSCQYIQKGVLLSYPPYSFDDLITFLKRSLSTALSFFPPLAGRLSTDPDGHVHIVCNDAGIDFFQAKATHLFINNVLSPSDVPDCFKEFFAFDRMLSYSGHSKPLAEVQVTELADGVFIGCTVNHAVTDGTSFWHFFNSFAEFCKGAKRISKSPDFSRDTVFNSPAVLKFPAGGPKLTFSGNEPLRERIFHFSREAIIRLKYRANNGNILCNPAEILGKQCNDSWKVVNGDSNDKIAPISENFLKNKTVEISSFQSLCAQLWRSVTRARNLSPFKKTTFRMAVNCRHRLEPWLHPYYFGNAIQSIPTIAPVGELLSHDLHWGAELLHKNVVAHDDGTVRKGITDWEREPRLFPLGNFDGASITMGSSPRFPMYENDFGWGRPLAIRSGRANKFDGKISAFPGREGNGSVDLEVVLAPETMDGLELDGEFMQYVSTSV